Genomic window (Aquimarina sp. BL5):
CTGTTTGATAAGATGTATAGTCAGTTAGAAAGCATTACCAAAAAGATCGTAGACCAACAATCATTTCAATCTATTTTTTAAGATGTTGATTACAGAAAACAAAACAATAGAAAGATATTACAAGGCATTGCTGGAACGCAAAGAAAACTTTGTAGGGATCTTTTTTGTGGGTGTAAAAACAACTTCTGTTTTTTGTATCGCTACATGCAGAGCCAGAAAACCAAAATTAAAGAACGTAGAGTTCTACACTACGTTTAAAGAAGCGCTGGATAATGGATACCGACCATGTAAGATTTGTAAGCCCACCGAAAATGCTAATGAAGCACCAGAATCCGTAGAAAAAGCAATTACGCTGGTCAAGCAAAATCCAAAGGAGAAAATCACAGATGATCAATTACGAAAACTAGCAATTAGTCCAGAAGTAGTTAGAAGATGGTTTAAGAAAAACTACGGAATGACGTTTCAGGCGTATCAGCGGATGTACCGAATTAATAATGCTTTTCAGGAATTAAAAAAAGGAAAAAATGCTACACATACTGCCTTTGATTCGGGGTATGAATCCTTAAGTGGTTTTGGGTATACTTTTAAGAAAGTTATAGGAGCATCTCCTCAGAAAAGTACGGGAGGGAATGTGATTTTAATTAGTCGATTGACAACGCCTTTAGGTCCAATGTTTGTATGTGCCACCGAAAAAGGGATTTGTCTGTTAGAATTTGTGGATAGGCGCATGCTAGAAACAGAATTTAAAGATTTACAAACACGATTACAAGCACAGATCATAGCAGGAGAAAATGAACACATCAAGCAAACTAAAAAGGAGATCACCGAATATTTTGAAGGGAAAAGAAAGGTTTTTGAGGTTGCTTTAGAAACACCGGGAACAGATTTTCAGAATACCGTTTGGCGTAGTTTACAACAAATCCAATATGGGCAGGTAACTACCTATCAACAGCAGGCAGAAAAAATAAAGAATCCAAAAGCAATCAGGGCAGTAGCTTCTGCAAATGGCTATAATAGAATTTCGATTATAATTCCCTGTCACAGAGTCATAGGAAAAGATGGAAGTATGACCGGATATGGCGGTGGTATCGAACGAAAGCAATGGTTGTTAACACACGAACGTGAGAATATGTAATTGTTTAGTTAAAACCTTCTTTATTTTTAAGTGTATCATCGGTATCTTTCTTATTTTGTGAGCAAAGACATTTTAGATGAATCGCAAAAGTATCATTATGAAATATTATATATTTTTCCTGTTATCGATTGTTGTCAATAGTGCATTTAGTCAAGTTGGAAATAATGCATTGATATCTCTAGAGCGTCATTCCTTTTCTTCGAAGATTTTAAAAGAAGAGCGAAGTTTTCAGGTGTATTTGCCACCTAGTTATTTTTATAGTGATGAAGGTAACTTTCCGGTATTGTATCTTATGGACGGAGATTATAATTTTTATCACGATACTGGACTCATTGAATTTTTGTCTTCCGTAGCAGGTAAAATTCCAGAAATTATTGTCGTAGGGATTTCAGATAAAGGCAGTACTAAGTATAGGGAATATTGTCGGCCTAATGCAGAAGGATCAGAAGGAGGAAGTGCAAATATATTTATGTCTTTTTTAGAAGAAGAATTAAAACCATTGGTTAATAAAAAATACAGAACATCGGCTTATGATATTTTAATAGGTCATTCTATGGGCGGTTTATTTGTAACGAATCATTATCTAGAAAAACCAACTGCATTTGATAGTTTTATTGCAATTGATCCTTCGCTATGGTGGAAAGACTATGCGCTTACCAAAAAAGCGGACACGATTTTTAAAGATCAAAAAGAGCTAAGTGCTAATTTGTTTATATCATTGGCTAATACACAAGGTATGGGCGTTAGAGGATTTGTTGGTGTGTTAGACACGTATTTTCCATATGATCCTAAGTGG
Coding sequences:
- a CDS encoding alpha/beta hydrolase codes for the protein MKYYIFFLLSIVVNSAFSQVGNNALISLERHSFSSKILKEERSFQVYLPPSYFYSDEGNFPVLYLMDGDYNFYHDTGLIEFLSSVAGKIPEIIVVGISDKGSTKYREYCRPNAEGSEGGSANIFMSFLEEELKPLVNKKYRTSAYDILIGHSMGGLFVTNHYLEKPTAFDSFIAIDPSLWWKDYALTKKADTIFKDQKELSANLFISLANTQGMGVRGFVGVLDTYFPYDPKWSFTHYKGENHGSVHMIAIKEALLELFEDWEVSREKFYTFASSKDLIDHYKKLNTKFATQFSLPAYNFGLL
- a CDS encoding bifunctional transcriptional activator/DNA repair enzyme AdaA, whose amino-acid sequence is MLITENKTIERYYKALLERKENFVGIFFVGVKTTSVFCIATCRARKPKLKNVEFYTTFKEALDNGYRPCKICKPTENANEAPESVEKAITLVKQNPKEKITDDQLRKLAISPEVVRRWFKKNYGMTFQAYQRMYRINNAFQELKKGKNATHTAFDSGYESLSGFGYTFKKVIGASPQKSTGGNVILISRLTTPLGPMFVCATEKGICLLEFVDRRMLETEFKDLQTRLQAQIIAGENEHIKQTKKEITEYFEGKRKVFEVALETPGTDFQNTVWRSLQQIQYGQVTTYQQQAEKIKNPKAIRAVASANGYNRISIIIPCHRVIGKDGSMTGYGGGIERKQWLLTHERENM